ACTTCGCTGAGTCGTGGTTCCAGGGCCAGGCAGTCGCCCGTAACGCATTGGAGATCTATGTCTCCGCCCACTGCCTCCGCAGCACTGCCAAGGCGTCAGAAGCGTGCACCCTATCACCCCCACCGCTTATATCGCCGCATTCCAATGCGAGATCAGATGTTCCAGTGAGAAGGACGACAATTGTAGCGAGCGCCGCGCCGCCGAGTTGGAATTCTCGCATTTCATTTCTCCTTGCCGGACACAGCCGTCCGTAGGCGAACCGCAACGTGCGGAGTGGTCCGGTCCAAAGCTAGGCCTCGGCTACGCCCGAAGGGTTGAGAGTGCGCGATTCGCGAAGGGTCCTCGATCGAACGGTCGTTCTCAGCCCAACCGCTGCGCCGAATAGCAACGTATGAAATGACACCTATGTGACCGGAATAGACCCGGCGTTAGTTGGTGGCGTTGGGTGGACTCGAACCACCGACCTAGGGATTATGAGGCCCTCGCTCTAACCACCTGAGCTACAACGCCATTTCTAACAAGGAAGGACCGCGTTTTTCACTGCCCCTGACGGGGATGTCAAATGCGCGGGAACCGGCTCAGTCGCCGCCTTTCGCCGAGAGGATCTCGAGCAGTCGATTGCGATCTCCGAGGATCTCGAGCGCAGCGTTGTACGGATCTTCGCTTCCGTTGGAGACGCGCTCGAGAATCGAATTCTTGGAGGACGATGCGACCAGGCGCCGCATCACCTCTTCCTCGCAGATCTCCATCACTTCGGCGCGAAGGCGCCTGGCGTTGCGGTCTTTCTGCGGATGCTCGCGGCGGAAATCGCGGTGGCGAAGCGCGGCATCGAGCACTTCTTCGATGCCCTCGCCCAGCGACGCCTTGGTCATCAACACCGGCGTCTTCCATCCGGGCGCGGAAGAATCCTCGACGGACTTGAGCGACAACATCATCTCGAGCTCGGTGCGCATGCGGATCGCGCCCTCACGATCGGCCTTGTTCACGACGAACACGTCGGCGATCTCGAGAAGGCCTGCCTTCATCACCTGCACCGTGTCGCCGGCTTCCGGCACGAGCACGACGACCACGGTGTCGGCAACTTCCATGATGTCGAGCTCGGTCTGACCGACGCCGACGGTCTCGATGATGATGATGTCTTTGCCGGCGGCATCCATGAGCCGCACGATGTCGCGCCCGGCACGCGTAAGGCCGCCGTGGCTGCCCCTCGTCGAAAGGCTGCGGATGAAGACGCCTTCGTCGAGGAAGTGCTTCTGCATGCGGATGCGGTCGCCGAGCACCGAGCCTCCGGAGAACGGGCTCGACGGATCGATCGCGACGATGCCGACCGTAAGCCCTCGCGCACGGCAGTGCGTGATCAGGCCGCTCGTGATCGTGGACTTGCCGGCGCCCGGCGGTCCGGTGATGCCGATCGTGAATGCGTGACCGCAGTTCTTGTACACGCGCGACATGACCGACGCGGTGTCGGCCATTCGGTTCTCGACGACGGTGATCAGGCGGGCAAGCGCCACGCGATCATCGCCGGCCAGCATGTCATCGGCTAACGCTTGAGGGTCACGACGGGTGCGCGTGGTCATCGATCTTCCGGTCTCACTGTTGAAGTCAGAGTTGGCGTTACGTTCGGTCGGTCGCGCATGCGCCGGATCGGCGGCTGCGAGACTCCCGGATGCGGCGCTCGACATGTCCCGCAAGCCTTCGTGCGACGTCGTCGTCGTCCGGCCGCCTGCCGGTCACTTCGGCAATCGTCGTCACGCGTTCCCCGCGAACGCCGCAGGTGACGATACCGTCGAAAAACGACGCATCCAAACCGGTGTTCAGCGCAACGCCGTGGTAGCTGACGCCGCGCGCGATGCGCAGCCCGAGCGACGCGATCTTGCCCGCGGCGTCGCCCTCGCCCGTCCAGATTCCGGCTGTCGCGGCGCGCCGGTGTCCGCCAATCCCGTATTCGGCCAGCGTATCGATCAGAGCGCTTTCGAGCAGGCAAACCCAGTCTTTTACGCCGATTCCGAGCTCCTCGATCGATACGATCGGATAGAGCACGACCTGACCGGGCCCGTGATACGTGGCTCGCCCTCCCCTGTCGGTGCGTGCGATCGCGATTCCGCGGGCGGCCAGCTCGGCCTCGCCCGCCACGATGTCGCCGGCCGGCGCGTGGCGCCCGAGCGTAAACGTTGGCGGATGAAACACGACGACGAGCGTATCGGGAACCTCGCCCGCCACGCGGCGCGCGTGAAGCTCGAGCTGACGGCGAAACGCTTCGTCATACGCAACGACGCCCCAGTGCTCGATGCGAAGCGCTCCCGGCTCGACGGCGGCCGGCTCGTACGAAGATGCGTCGATCG
This sequence is a window from Candidatus Limnocylindrales bacterium. Protein-coding genes within it:
- the lipB gene encoding lipoyl(octanoyl) transferase LipB; the protein is MSAIDASSYEPAAVEPGALRIEHWGVVAYDEAFRRQLELHARRVAGEVPDTLVVVFHPPTFTLGRHAPAGDIVAGEAELAARGIAIARTDRGGRATYHGPGQVVLYPIVSIEELGIGVKDWVCLLESALIDTLAEYGIGGHRRAATAGIWTGEGDAAGKIASLGLRIARGVSYHGVALNTGLDASFFDGIVTCGVRGERVTTIAEVTGRRPDDDDVARRLAGHVERRIRESRSRRSGACATDRT
- the meaB gene encoding methylmalonyl Co-A mutase-associated GTPase MeaB, which produces MTTRTRRDPQALADDMLAGDDRVALARLITVVENRMADTASVMSRVYKNCGHAFTIGITGPPGAGKSTITSGLITHCRARGLTVGIVAIDPSSPFSGGSVLGDRIRMQKHFLDEGVFIRSLSTRGSHGGLTRAGRDIVRLMDAAGKDIIIIETVGVGQTELDIMEVADTVVVVLVPEAGDTVQVMKAGLLEIADVFVVNKADREGAIRMRTELEMMLSLKSVEDSSAPGWKTPVLMTKASLGEGIEEVLDAALRHRDFRREHPQKDRNARRLRAEVMEICEEEVMRRLVASSSKNSILERVSNGSEDPYNAALEILGDRNRLLEILSAKGGD